Proteins from a single region of Streptomyces spinoverrucosus:
- a CDS encoding substrate-binding domain-containing protein, whose protein sequence is MPRPLRLPAPDWFTADDSSLNVALVYPMQGPAGIFGPACEACARLAAEEINKSGGVLGKELRLLEVDGGADPRTVAAEVEALVATGAVHGVTGWHISSVRQAVAPRIAHRVPYVYTALYEGGEHTDGVFLTSETPDWQLLPAMRLLAESRRVRRWFVVGNNYVWPRRTARAARRYARESRGGRVCGEAYLPLGTDDFREVLRRIEHTDADGVLMLLVGSDAVRFNRAFAASGLDQRCLRLSTLMDENMLMASGPEATGDLFSTAGFFASLANQDTLDFHGQYADRFGFEAPAPGSLGESCYEGVLLLASLIERARTLDVSAISAAAETVSYEGPRGLLHLHDRHVRQRIYLAQADGLDFNVLAQLRAPHDLL, encoded by the coding sequence ATGCCCCGTCCGCTCCGCCTCCCTGCCCCCGACTGGTTCACAGCCGACGATTCATCCCTGAACGTCGCGCTCGTGTACCCGATGCAGGGGCCTGCCGGGATCTTCGGTCCCGCCTGCGAGGCATGCGCGCGGCTGGCCGCTGAGGAGATCAACAAATCCGGCGGCGTGCTCGGCAAGGAGCTCCGGCTGCTGGAGGTCGACGGCGGAGCGGACCCGCGGACGGTCGCCGCCGAGGTCGAGGCTCTGGTGGCGACCGGTGCGGTGCACGGTGTCACCGGCTGGCACATCTCCTCGGTCCGGCAGGCGGTGGCGCCGCGCATCGCGCACCGGGTGCCGTACGTGTACACCGCACTGTACGAGGGCGGGGAGCACACCGACGGTGTCTTCCTCACCAGCGAGACCCCTGACTGGCAGCTCCTGCCCGCGATGCGGCTGCTGGCCGAGTCGCGGCGGGTGCGGCGGTGGTTCGTCGTCGGCAACAACTACGTCTGGCCCCGCCGCACGGCCCGCGCCGCCCGCCGCTACGCCCGCGAAAGCCGGGGCGGGCGAGTGTGCGGTGAGGCGTATCTGCCGCTGGGTACCGATGACTTCCGCGAGGTTCTGCGGCGCATCGAGCACACGGACGCGGACGGCGTACTGATGCTGCTGGTCGGCAGTGACGCCGTCCGCTTCAACCGGGCCTTCGCGGCCTCGGGCCTCGACCAGCGGTGTCTGAGGCTGAGCACGCTGATGGACGAGAACATGCTGATGGCCAGCGGACCGGAGGCGACCGGGGACCTGTTCAGCACGGCCGGTTTCTTCGCCTCACTGGCCAACCAGGACACCCTGGACTTCCACGGTCAGTACGCCGACCGCTTCGGCTTCGAAGCCCCGGCCCCGGGAAGCCTCGGCGAGTCCTGCTACGAGGGCGTGCTGCTGCTCGCGTCGCTCATCGAGCGCGCCCGCACCCTGGACGTCTCCGCGATCTCGGCCGCCGCGGAGACCGTCTCCTACGAGGGGCCGCGCGGGCTGCTCCACCTCCACGACCGGCACGTGCGTCAGCGTATCTACCTCGCGCAGGCGGACGGGCTCGACTTCAACGTGCTCGCCCAACTGCGCGCTCCCCACGACCTGTTGTGA
- a CDS encoding class I SAM-dependent RNA methyltransferase yields MQAEPKKPQVGSLVGEEYEVEVGPVAHGGHCIARTESGQVLFVRHALPGERVVARVTEGEEGARFLRADAVEVRSASKDRIEAPCPYAGPGRCGGCDWQHAKPGAQRRLKGEVVAEQLRRLAGLTPEEVGWDGTVMPAEGDKLPAGQVPQWRTRVQYAVDASGRAGLRRHRSHEVEPIDHCMIAAEGVSELGIEKREWPGMASVEAIAATGSQDRQVILTPRPGARLPIVELDRPVSVMRVEEKDGGVHRVHGRPFVRERADGRTYRVGSGGFWQVHPKAADTLVTAVMQGLLPRKGEMALDLYCGVGLFAGALADRVGEKGAVLGIESGKRAVEDARHNLAEFPRVRIEQGKVETVLPRTGITEVDLVVLDPPRAGAGRKTVEHLASLGARRIAYVACDPAALARDLGYFRDGGYRVRMLRVFDLFPMTHHVECVAILEPADKGA; encoded by the coding sequence ATGCAGGCAGAACCGAAGAAACCGCAGGTGGGGTCGCTCGTCGGGGAGGAGTACGAGGTCGAGGTCGGCCCCGTCGCCCATGGCGGGCACTGCATCGCGCGCACCGAGTCGGGGCAGGTGCTGTTCGTCCGGCACGCGCTGCCCGGTGAGCGGGTCGTCGCCCGGGTGACCGAGGGCGAGGAGGGCGCGCGTTTCCTGCGGGCGGACGCGGTCGAGGTGCGCTCGGCGTCCAAGGACCGCATCGAGGCGCCCTGCCCCTACGCCGGTCCCGGCCGGTGCGGCGGCTGCGACTGGCAGCACGCCAAGCCGGGGGCGCAGCGGCGACTGAAGGGCGAGGTCGTCGCCGAGCAGTTGCGGCGGCTCGCGGGGCTCACGCCCGAGGAAGTGGGCTGGGACGGCACGGTGATGCCGGCCGAGGGCGACAAGCTGCCGGCGGGGCAGGTGCCGCAGTGGCGGACGCGCGTGCAGTACGCCGTGGACGCCTCGGGGCGCGCCGGTCTGCGCCGGCACCGCTCGCACGAGGTGGAGCCGATCGACCACTGCATGATCGCCGCCGAGGGCGTCAGTGAGCTGGGCATCGAGAAGCGCGAGTGGCCCGGCATGGCGTCGGTGGAGGCGATCGCCGCCACGGGTTCGCAGGACCGGCAGGTGATTCTGACGCCGCGGCCGGGGGCGCGGCTGCCGATCGTGGAGCTGGACCGGCCGGTGTCGGTGATGCGGGTCGAGGAGAAGGACGGGGGCGTGCACCGGGTCCACGGCCGCCCCTTCGTCCGCGAGCGCGCGGACGGCCGTACCTACCGGGTGGGGTCCGGCGGCTTCTGGCAGGTCCATCCGAAGGCGGCGGACACGCTGGTGACGGCGGTCATGCAGGGCCTGCTGCCGCGCAAGGGCGAGATGGCGCTCGACCTGTACTGCGGCGTCGGCCTGTTCGCGGGTGCGCTCGCCGACCGGGTGGGGGAGAAGGGCGCGGTCCTCGGTATCGAGTCGGGCAAGCGGGCGGTGGAGGACGCTCGGCACAACCTCGCCGAGTTTCCGCGGGTGCGGATCGAGCAGGGCAAGGTCGAGACGGTCCTGCCGCGCACGGGGATCACCGAGGTCGACCTCGTCGTCCTGGATCCGCCGCGGGCGGGGGCGGGGCGGAAGACGGTGGAGCATCTGGCGTCGTTGGGGGCGCGGCGGATCGCGTATGTGGCGTGTGATCCGGCGGCGTTGGCGCGGGATTTGGGGTACTTCCGGGATGGGGGGTATCGGGTGCGGATGTTGCGGGTGTTCGATCTTTTTCCGATGACGCATCATGTGGAGTGCGTCGCCATCCTTGAACCGGCCGACAAGGGCGCCTGA
- a CDS encoding potassium channel family protein has translation MHIVIMGCGRVGSALAQTLEQQGHTVAVIDQDPTAFRRLGSSFGGRRVTGVGFDQDTLREAGIEEAGAFAAVSSGDNSNIIAARVAREMFGVENVAARIYDPRRAEVYQRLGIPTVATVRWTADQMLRRLLPSGSEPLWRDPTGGVQLAEVHASSAWVGHKISKLQEETGVRVAFLTRLGEAILPTSQTVLQEGDLVHVMMRSDDVEKVEASFAEGPVKEGGH, from the coding sequence GTGCACATCGTCATCATGGGCTGCGGCAGAGTGGGGTCCGCTCTCGCCCAGACCCTGGAGCAACAGGGGCACACGGTCGCCGTGATCGACCAGGACCCCACCGCCTTCCGACGACTGGGCTCCTCGTTCGGTGGCCGAAGGGTCACCGGCGTCGGCTTCGACCAGGACACCCTGCGCGAGGCCGGCATCGAGGAGGCCGGCGCCTTCGCCGCGGTCTCCAGCGGCGACAACTCCAACATCATCGCCGCCCGGGTGGCCCGCGAGATGTTCGGCGTCGAGAACGTCGCGGCCCGCATCTACGACCCCCGGCGCGCCGAGGTCTACCAGCGCCTCGGCATTCCGACGGTCGCCACGGTCCGCTGGACGGCGGACCAGATGCTGCGCCGGCTGCTGCCGTCCGGCTCCGAGCCGCTGTGGCGCGACCCGACCGGCGGCGTCCAGCTCGCCGAGGTGCACGCCTCCAGCGCCTGGGTCGGCCACAAGATCAGCAAGCTGCAGGAGGAGACGGGCGTCCGCGTCGCGTTCCTCACCCGGCTCGGCGAGGCCATACTGCCCACCTCGCAGACGGTGTTGCAGGAGGGCGACCTGGTGCACGTCATGATGCGCAGCGACGATGTCGAGAAGGTCGAGGCGTCGTTCGCCGAGGGACCCGTGAAGGAGGGCGGTCACTGA
- a CDS encoding potassium channel family protein encodes MRVAIAGAGAVGRSIAGELLENGHEVLLIDKAPTAISVERVPQAEWLLADACEITSLDEAALQRCNVVIAATGDDKVNLVVSLLAKTEYGVPRVVARVNNPKNEWLFNEAWGVDVAVSTPRLMSALVEEAVSVGDLVRLLRFSHGDANLVELTLPEESALAGTQVGDVEWPEDTSLVTIIRGTRVLTPSREDSLEAGDELLFVAAQAREEQLEDLLSVRREHPVE; translated from the coding sequence ATGCGCGTCGCCATTGCCGGAGCCGGCGCGGTCGGCCGGTCGATCGCCGGTGAGCTGCTGGAGAACGGCCACGAGGTCCTGCTCATCGACAAGGCGCCGACCGCCATCTCGGTCGAGCGCGTTCCGCAGGCGGAGTGGCTGCTCGCCGACGCCTGCGAGATCACGTCCCTGGACGAGGCGGCGCTCCAGCGCTGCAACGTCGTGATCGCCGCGACGGGCGACGACAAGGTGAACCTGGTCGTCTCCCTGCTGGCCAAGACGGAGTACGGCGTCCCGCGCGTCGTCGCCCGCGTCAACAACCCGAAGAACGAGTGGCTGTTCAACGAGGCCTGGGGCGTCGACGTCGCCGTCTCCACCCCGCGCCTGATGTCGGCCCTGGTCGAGGAGGCGGTCAGCGTCGGCGACCTGGTCCGCCTGCTGCGCTTCAGCCACGGCGACGCCAACCTCGTCGAGCTGACCCTGCCGGAGGAGTCGGCCCTGGCCGGCACCCAGGTCGGCGACGTGGAGTGGCCCGAGGACACCTCCCTGGTCACCATCATCCGCGGCACCCGCGTCCTCACCCCGTCCCGGGAGGACTCCCTGGAGGCCGGCGACGAACTGCTCTTCGTGGCGGCGCAGGCCCGTGAGGAGCAGCTGGAGGACCTGCTGTCGGTCCGCCGGGAACACCCGGTGGAGTAG
- a CDS encoding APC family permease — protein sequence MSKLTDVPKRILIGRALRSDRLGETLLPKRVALPVFASDPLSSVAYAPGEVLLVLSIAGVSAYHFSPWIAAAVVVLMFTVVASYRQNVHAYPSGGGDYEVATTNLGPKAGLTVASALLVDYVLTVAVSISSGIENLGSAIPFVVEHKVFCAMAVILLLTLMNLRGVKESGTLFAIPTYVFVTGVFIMIAWGSFRGLVLDDTMRAPTADFEIKAEHQGLAGFALVFLLLRAFSSGCAALTGVEAISNGVPAFRKPKSRNAATTLALMGLLAVTMFCGIIGLAMASNVRMAENPAHDLLVNGVPVGSDYVQNPVISQVAEAVFGKGSFLFIVLAAATALVLFLAANTAYNGFPVLGSILAQDRYLPRQLHTRGDRLAFSNGIVLLAGAAALLVWIYEADSTRLIQLYIVGVFVSFTLSQTGMVRHWNRHLATEKDPAKRRHMIRSRAINAFGAFFTALVLVVVLVTKFSHGAWVALLGMVIFYVMMTAIRRHYDHVSKELAAPEGPSDDIVRPSRIHSVVLISKIHRPALRALAYAKLLRSDTLEALSVNVDPADTKVLREEWERRGITVPLKVLDSPYREVTRPVIEYVKSLRRESPRDVVSVIIPEYVVGHWYEHLLHNQSALRLKGRLLFTPGVMVTSVPYQLASSEVAKKRAGKRQEWNAPGSVRRGPAQERPREPSGKE from the coding sequence GTGTCCAAACTGACCGACGTGCCCAAACGGATCCTGATCGGGCGCGCACTGCGCAGTGACCGGCTGGGGGAAACACTCCTGCCCAAGCGCGTCGCACTCCCCGTCTTCGCCTCCGACCCGCTCTCCTCCGTGGCGTACGCGCCCGGCGAGGTGCTGCTGGTCCTGTCCATCGCGGGTGTGTCGGCCTACCACTTCAGCCCCTGGATCGCCGCCGCGGTCGTCGTGCTGATGTTCACGGTCGTCGCCTCCTACCGGCAGAACGTGCACGCCTACCCGAGCGGCGGCGGCGACTACGAGGTCGCGACCACCAACCTCGGCCCCAAGGCCGGTCTCACCGTGGCCAGCGCCCTGCTCGTCGACTACGTGCTGACCGTCGCCGTCTCCATCTCCTCCGGCATCGAGAACCTCGGCTCGGCGATCCCGTTCGTCGTCGAGCACAAGGTGTTCTGCGCGATGGCCGTGATCCTCCTGCTGACCCTGATGAACCTGCGCGGGGTCAAGGAGTCGGGCACGCTGTTCGCCATTCCGACCTACGTCTTCGTCACCGGCGTCTTCATCATGATCGCCTGGGGTTCCTTCCGCGGACTGGTGCTGGACGACACCATGCGGGCGCCGACCGCCGACTTCGAGATCAAGGCCGAGCACCAGGGCCTCGCGGGTTTCGCGCTGGTCTTCCTGCTGCTGCGGGCCTTCTCCTCCGGCTGCGCCGCGCTCACCGGCGTCGAGGCGATCTCCAACGGCGTCCCCGCCTTTCGCAAGCCCAAGTCGCGCAACGCGGCGACCACGCTGGCGCTGATGGGCCTGCTGGCCGTCACCATGTTCTGCGGCATCATCGGCCTCGCCATGGCCTCCAACGTCCGGATGGCCGAGAACCCGGCCCACGACCTGCTCGTCAACGGCGTCCCGGTCGGCTCCGACTACGTGCAGAACCCGGTGATCTCGCAGGTCGCGGAGGCGGTCTTCGGCAAGGGCAGCTTCCTGTTCATCGTGCTGGCCGCGGCCACCGCGCTGGTGCTGTTCCTCGCCGCGAACACCGCGTACAACGGTTTCCCCGTGCTCGGCTCGATCCTCGCTCAGGACCGCTACCTCCCGCGCCAGCTGCACACCCGCGGCGACCGCCTCGCCTTCTCCAACGGCATCGTGCTGCTGGCCGGCGCCGCCGCACTGCTGGTGTGGATCTACGAGGCCGACTCCACGCGGCTGATCCAGCTGTACATCGTCGGCGTGTTCGTGTCCTTCACGCTCAGCCAGACCGGCATGGTCCGCCACTGGAACCGCCACCTGGCCACGGAGAAGGACCCCGCCAAGCGCCGCCACATGATCCGCTCCCGCGCGATCAACGCCTTCGGCGCCTTCTTCACCGCCCTGGTCCTGGTCGTCGTGCTGGTGACCAAGTTCAGCCACGGCGCCTGGGTCGCGCTGCTCGGCATGGTGATCTTCTACGTGATGATGACCGCGATCCGCCGCCACTACGACCACGTGTCCAAGGAACTCGCCGCCCCCGAGGGCCCGAGCGACGACATCGTCCGCCCCTCCCGGATCCACTCCGTGGTGCTGATCTCCAAGATCCACCGACCGGCGCTGCGCGCCCTGGCCTACGCCAAGCTGCTGCGCTCGGACACCCTTGAGGCCCTCAGCGTCAACGTCGACCCGGCCGACACCAAGGTGCTGCGCGAGGAGTGGGAACGACGCGGGATCACCGTACCGCTGAAGGTGCTGGACTCGCCCTACCGCGAGGTCACGCGGCCGGTCATCGAGTACGTGAAGAGTCTGCGGCGGGAGTCGCCGCGCGACGTGGTGTCCGTGATCATCCCGGAGTACGTGGTCGGGCACTGGTACGAGCATCTGCTGCACAACCAGAGCGCGTTGCGCCTGAAGGGCCGGCTGCTGTTCACGCCGGGTGTGATGGTGACGTCGGTGCCGTACCAGCTGGCGTCGTCGGAGGTGGCGAAGAAGCGGGCCGGGAAGCGGCAGGAGTGGAACGCGCCCGGGTCGGTGCGGCGGGGGCCCGCCCAGGAGCGGCCGCGCGAGCCGAGCGGCAAGGAGTGA